In bacterium 336/3, the following proteins share a genomic window:
- a CDS encoding 2-amino-3-carboxymuconate-6-semialdehyde decarboxylase: MCLKIDIHTHIIPEHLPDFRKKYGYTGFVNLDHHKPGCARMMIDGKFFREIYANCWDPQVRFKECAAHNVDVQVISTIPVMFSYWASAFDALDLSMYLNDHIADLVHTFPTQFVGLGTVPLQEPKLAIQELERCMKIGLAGVQIGSHINQWNLSEEVLFPFFQAAEELGAAIFVHPWDMMGKEKMPKYWLPWLVGMPAESSLAICSMIFGGIFERLPRLRVAFAHGGGSFPATIGRISHGFEVRPDLCAIDNNVHPREYLGKFYVDSLVHDNHAMNLLLSVIGEDKIVLGTDYPFPLGELEPGKLIESMQDFSQNTKEKMLGLNALNWLNLGIDKFLDNKKPDFKSKINTI, encoded by the coding sequence ATGTGCCTCAAAATAGATATTCATACACACATCATTCCTGAACACTTACCTGATTTTAGAAAAAAATATGGCTATACAGGTTTTGTAAACCTTGACCACCATAAACCTGGTTGTGCTCGTATGATGATTGATGGCAAGTTTTTTAGAGAAATTTATGCCAATTGTTGGGACCCTCAGGTCAGGTTCAAAGAATGTGCAGCTCACAATGTAGATGTACAAGTCATTTCTACTATTCCTGTCATGTTTAGTTATTGGGCAAGTGCATTTGATGCCTTAGACTTATCTATGTATCTTAATGACCATATTGCAGATTTGGTACACACATTTCCTACTCAATTTGTAGGTTTGGGAACAGTTCCTTTGCAAGAACCTAAATTAGCTATTCAGGAGCTTGAGAGATGTATGAAAATTGGTTTGGCTGGTGTACAAATTGGTTCACATATTAATCAATGGAATTTATCCGAAGAAGTGCTTTTTCCTTTTTTCCAAGCTGCTGAAGAACTCGGAGCAGCTATTTTTGTGCATCCTTGGGATATGATGGGGAAAGAAAAAATGCCTAAATATTGGCTTCCTTGGCTTGTTGGTATGCCTGCAGAAAGCTCTCTAGCTATTTGTTCTATGATTTTTGGAGGAATTTTTGAGAGACTACCTCGGCTTAGAGTGGCTTTTGCTCATGGAGGAGGTTCATTTCCTGCAACTATTGGGAGAATTAGTCATGGTTTTGAGGTACGCCCCGACTTGTGTGCGATTGATAACAATGTACATCCAAGAGAATATTTGGGTAAATTTTATGTAGATTCGCTGGTACATGATAACCATGCTATGAATTTGTTGCTGTCAGTTATTGGAGAAGATAAAATTGTTTTAGGTACAGATTATCCATTTCCTTTAGGCGAATTAGAACCTGGTAAGTTGATAGAATCTATGCAAGATTTTAGCCAAAATACCAAAGAGAAAATGTTAGGTTTAAATGCATTAAATTGGTTAAATTTAGGAATTGATAAATTTTTAGACAATAAAAAACCTGATTTTAAGAGTAAAATTAATACTATATAG
- a CDS encoding NADH dehydrogenase, which produces MLSEFGKILVFIVGATLFVLVALTVSYLIRPKRPNAEKLSTYECGEEAIGSAWRFFNIRFYIVALIFILFDVEIVFLFPWATVFGRKELHDATQGSWTWFAIAEMFIFIFILGLGLAYVWAKGYLDWVRPKVIIPEVKNVVPKQLYENINQKYSEKPNLS; this is translated from the coding sequence ATGCTTTCTGAATTTGGTAAAATATTGGTTTTTATTGTTGGTGCTACTTTATTTGTTTTGGTAGCATTGACTGTATCATACCTAATTCGCCCCAAACGCCCCAATGCAGAAAAACTAAGCACTTATGAGTGTGGTGAAGAAGCCATTGGTTCAGCTTGGCGTTTTTTCAATATTCGTTTTTATATTGTTGCTCTTATTTTTATTTTGTTTGATGTAGAAATTGTTTTTTTATTTCCTTGGGCTACTGTTTTTGGACGAAAGGAATTGCATGATGCAACACAAGGCTCTTGGACATGGTTTGCAATTGCAGAAATGTTTATTTTTATATTTATTTTAGGCCTTGGACTTGCATACGTATGGGCAAAAGGCTATTTAGACTGGGTTCGCCCTAAGGTTATCATACCTGAAGTAAAAAATGTTGTTCCAAAACAACTTTACGAAAATATCAATCAAAAATACTCTGAAAAACCTAACCTCTCATAA